Within Candidatus Edwardsbacteria bacterium, the genomic segment TCTCCGAGCAGACCAAGTTCGACGACACCATCCTGGAGAAGGAATACCGCCTGATCGACCCGGTCTACAAACAACTGGTCAACTATCCGGCGCCCAAGGCCGAGGACGGCACCTATATCGAGACCCGCTGGCAGATCAGCCGCCAGTTCACCATAACCCGGGCCTATATAGACTTCTGGAGAAACCTGGCCTACGGGCTGGACAATGTCCGTTTCCAGGGCGAGCTGGAATACCGCCCGGTTTTCCCCCTGCGCTTCAGGCTGAAACAGAAATACCAGACCAAATACCTGCCCAAGAGCGCCGAGGCCACCAGGTCCAACACCCGGGAGACCACCCTGCGAACCTTCTGCACCCTGACCGACCGCGATTATTTCAACGTGGAGCTGCGCTACGGCGAGGTCCGGCTGACCCCCTCGACATTGTACGGCAGCAACACCCTGATGAGCGGGGTCTATGTGGCGTCGAACTGGCAGCATAATTTCTCCCCCAACTGGGACCTCAGGGCCGGGATCGCCAGCTGGAGGACCGATGCCATGTCCCAGTGGATATTCGAGGACGCCGGAATAGACTTTCTGGACGGCGACGGCACGAAATATTTCATATCGGTGTCCGACCGCCTGTCCGACAACCTCCAGGCCCGGCTCAGACTGCGGGGCAAGGACAGCCGGTATAACTTCAATAACATCTACGGCCCGGATTACGTCTATTATTACACCGAATCGCCGGCCGAGGTGGTGCAGGATTTCACCGACCGGCGCGACCTGTGGAAGGTTGACCTGCAGCTGGATTTCAGATGGTAACCGGAAAATATAACAGAAATCATCCAAAGGAGATATAGATGAGAACCAAGGGAAAAATATCACTGCTTTTGGTGTGGGGCATTTTTGCTTTAGCCGGCAGTGCCCGGGCCGGATTGTTGGAATACACCCCCTATGGGTCCCCGGCGTCAAGCTATAACGCCAGGGGAACGGCTCTGAACCTAAAAGGGGTGGCCCTTTCCGGACAGGGGTTGCTGGCCAACCCGGCGCTGATGGCCGAGACCGACGGTCTGAGGGCCCAGCTTACCGCCGGCATCAACTGGCGGCGGGAATACCGTTCCATAGAGGTGTTCGATTCCTACGCCAATTCGGTCGGCCTTAGGACCACGGCCATCAACGACCAGACCGACTACAGCCTCCAGGGGGCCGAGGCATCGTATGCCACCAGCTTCTGGGTCCTGCCCAAGGCGGCTTTGGGTTTCGGCATCAGCCGGGAATACGATTTCAACTACCGCTTAAAGGCGGAGGAGCGCGATGCCTTTTATTACCTGACCAGCCTGTATGAGCAGGTCCAGCAGGGAGCGGTTTACGGATACAGCGGTGCCCTGGCGGTGAAGCCGTTCTCCTTTTTTTCCGCCGGACTGGGGTTGACCAGGCTGTCGGGCGATCCCAAACTCACCATCACCGAAAGTTTTGAAGACCCGACATACACCGACCTCAGCATCAGTTATCAGCACAATTACCGGGGCTACCGTTTTTCGGCCGGGGCTTTTGGACAGCTGACCCCGCGGATCAGCCTGGGGATAAGCTGGAAAAGCAGCGCCCGGGTGGAGGGCCTATTGTCCTACAGCGACAACGATACTTCCATCAGCCAGACCCAGAGGGTGGGGCTGCCCAGCAGTTACGCCATGGGAGCAACCTACCGGCCGTCCAATGAATTCCCGGCCACCGTCTGCCTGGAATACGAGCATACTCCCTGGCAGAATCTGGAAGATAACCTGTTCTCCTACGAACCGCTGGTCCCGGTGAACAAGTACAGCTTTGGAATATCCCACCGGATGAAAAACAGCCTGCCCCTTTATTTTGGGGTGTCCTTTGCCAATTCCTACCGTTCATCGTCCATCGGGCTGGCCCGGGCCGGGTTCGGCACCGAGATCTCCGTCTCCCAGGTCATAACCGGGATCTCGGCCGGGGTGGGGCGCCGGACCTATAATTACGGCCAGGCCTTCGGCACCTCCAGCGGAACCACGGTGTCCGAGACCATGGCCGACCTGATGTTAACCTTTTCGCTGAAGTAAGATCATGTTCAAGAAATATAAAATTATAATCGCGTCCCTGATCTTTCTGATAGCCGGGACCGCCCAGGCCAAGGAATGGCAGCATCTGGTGATCCTGCACACCAACGACATCCACGGCCACCTGCCCCAGGAGGAGGCCTGGTGGATCAATCCGAACTTTCCGCCCCCCATCGGAAATGCCGCGGCGGTGGCCACCATCATCAAGGAGGAGCGCCAGCGGGCCGAGCAGAACGGCTGGGGCTTCCTGCTGGTGGAGGGCGGGGACATCTTCCAGGGGACCCCGCTGGGGGAGTTCACCAAGGGCCGGGCGGTGATAGACTTCATGAACCTGATGGGCTACGATGCCATGACGGTGGGCAATCACGATTACGACAAGGGGCAGGAGATACTTAAGGATCTGATCTCGGCGGCAAAGTTTCCGACTCTGGGGGCCAACTTGCTGGATTCCGCCACCGGGGGCACGGTTGACTATCTCAAACCATATATTGTTCTGGACCGGGGCGGATTGAGGATCGGCATCTTCGGCCTGATCACCCATTACCTGCGCGGCATGGCCACCCCGGAACATATCCAGGGCCTGGATATCGCCAAGGAGTCGGCCACCGCCAAGCAGATGGTGGATTCGCTCAAGGCCCAGAATGTCGACCTGATCATCGGCCTGCTGCACACCGGCTTCCGGCACGACAAGGCCATCGCCGACACCGTGGCCGGCATCGATGTGATCATCGGGTCCCACAGCCACACCGGGCTGCGCACCGCCTACGAGGATCCCAGGCATCACACCATCATCGTCCAGACCTTCGGGCATCTGACCACCATCGGGAAACTGGACCTGATGATAGACCCGGACACCAGGCGGATAGTGGGATACAACAGCGAACTGAAGGAACTGTTCACCGAGGCGGTCCCCCAGGATACCATGGTGGACCGGATAGTGTCCGAAAGTGCAGCCCGGGCCGAAAAGGGGTTTGATGAGCCGGTGGGCCGGTCCCTGGCGGATATCAAGCGCGGCGGGGGCGACAAGGAGAGCTCCATCGGGAACTTTGTATGCGACGCCATGATGGAGGCCACCGGAGCCGACATCGCTTTCCAGAATTCGGCCGGCATCAAGGCCGACATCATGAAGGGCGAGATAACCTACCGCAGCCTCTACAAGGTGGACGCCTTCGGCAATTACCTGGTGACCATGGATATGACCGGCAGCCAGGTGATCAGGGCCTGCGAGACCAGCGTGCTGGGCTACCACGCCATTTTCCAGGTGGGGGGCCTGCAGATGACCTACGACACCAAAAAACCGGTCTGGAAAAGGGTGGTCGGTGTTTCCGTAAACGGCCAGCCCATCGACAGCGCCAAGGTCTACAAAGTGGTCACCAATAATTTTCTGGGGGCCGGCGGCGGCAATTACAAGATCTTTCAGGAGGGGGCCAATCGCTCGGATACCTACATCCAGCTGAGGCAGGCCATGGTGGACTATGTCCGGAAAAGATCGCCCATAGAGGCCAGGATCGAGGGCCGGATAAGAAAAGCGGAAGGAGGCGGAGAGTTGCTCAAATGAGGATGACATTCAGGATACTGTTTTTATGCCTGCTGATGATCCGGGCTGGCGCCAGCCAGGCGGAGTACCGATGTTTTTACGGCAACCTGCATGCCCACACCAGCTATTCCGACGGCGAAAGCACCCCCGACACCGCCTACGCCTACGCCCGGGATGTGGCCCGGGTGGATGTTCAGGCCCTGACCGAGCACAACAACGGCGGGAGCTTCGGCGGGGTAAGCTATTCCATCACCCCCGAGCATTACCAGAACCTGAGGCTGATCGCCGACACCATCACCGCGCCGGGCCGGTTCGTGGCCCTGTCCGGACAGGAGGTGGGCAGCATCGGCAGCTCCGGCTTCGGCCACATCAACATCTGGGAGGCCCCCGGGCTGTGGCCCTACAACAACAGCGACCTGCTGGGCTGTTATTCCTGGATCCTGGAACAGGGACACCCGGCCATGTACTGCCATCCCGATTCCTCCTGGAACAGCAATTTCAACGATCTTTATTATTACCAGGATTACGACCGGGCCATGGACCTGATCGAAGTGATCAACAGCAGCACCCTTTACGAGGACGCCTACTTCAGGGCCCTGGAGAAGGGCTGGCATGTGGGGGCCTCGTCCAACCAGGACAACCATCGCCGGGACTGGGGGAACCGGGTGAATTCCTACGGCAACATCCCGCTGACCGGGATCTGGGCCGACACCCTGACCAAAGCGGCCGTCCTGGAGGCCCTGCAGGCCCGCCGCACCACCGCCATGGAGGTCAGCCCGGCCGATGACCGGATAGAGCTGCTGCTTTCGGTGGACGGCCGCTATCAGGGCCAGCATTTCATCCGGCAGGAGGGGACGGCAAAGATCAGGATCGAAGCCCGGGCATCCACCAGCTTCGCCAGCCTGCTGCTTTACAGCAACGGCATTCCGTCCGATACTTTCAATCTGATCCCGGCCTCCAACCAGACCGTCTGGGAGCTGGACAAGAGCATTGGATTGGGCACGGTGTATTATTTTGTCAAGGCCCTGCAGACCGACGGCGACCGGGCCTGGACCAGCCCGATCCATATAGATGGGGTATCCGAGAAGAGCCCGGTGGTCACCTGGCCCACTCCCATAAGGAATTTTGCCCGGATCGTTTTCACCCCCCTGTCCGGCGCAACTTCGGTCAAGGCGGTCATCTTCGACCTGTCCGGGCAGAAGATAAGGGAGATAACCGGAAGCCAGCCCGATCTGCCGATCGGCTGGGACGGAAAGGATGCCCGGGGCCGCCAGGTGATGAACGGCGTTTATTTCATCCGGCTGGAACAGAGATCAGCCACCGAAACCAGGACCTCCCTGGGGAAAACGATGGTGTCCCGATGAAAAGATTAATTTTCGTGTTTTGGGCCATTGTGCTGGCCCAGGCGGCCCGGGCCCAATTACTTTACTGGGACCTGCCCACCACCGCCGAACAGGTGGCCTTCGGCCAGGGATGCCTTCTGCAATCCCGGGAACCCCAGGGGTTGATGCATAACCCCTCATCACTGGGCTTCATAAAATACCGGGTGCTGGCGGCCTCGGGGATCCAATGGTGGCAGGAGGTATACGGGGGCTCGTCCAGCGCCGTGCTGCCGGCCGGAAGATACGGCACGGTTTCCCTCGGCCTGGGCTACTGGTCACTGGGGACCATGGCCGGGTATTCGGAGGAGGGCCGGCCGATGGGAACCGTCCAGTCGCAGGCCACCAACCTGGGGCTGGGCTACGGCCTGGTGCTGGCCGATACCTGGGGGCTGGGGCTGGCCTTGAAATCCTCCCGGCTGAACCTGCCGGACCGCTACGACTGGGGCTGGAGCTCGGATATCGCCCTGAGCTATAAACGGGGCCTGATCACCGGCAGCCTGATGGTCAAGGACCTGGGGCCGGATTATCCCAGGAACAACGATATCAAATATCCCCTTAATACGGCATATCTGGCCGGAGCCGGGGCGGCATATTTTGAAGGAAAGGTCAGCGGCTCGGTGCAGTATAACATCAGAAAAGAGGAGGGCGGATATCCCTCCCTTTCCCTGGAGGCCGCACCGCTGTCAGGCCTGAAACTGAAGATAGGTTATGAAAAAGTTCCCGAGCTGGCCGACCGCTCTCCCCTGGGCTTGGGGATCGAGATAGACAAGCTGGGGCGCCGGGACCTCAGCGTGGCCTACGGTTACCGGTCCTACGGCGATCTGGGCCGTATCCAGGCCCTGACCATGGGGATCAGCTTCTAGCATGCCGGAGAGCCACACCACGCCCAGGCCGGCAAACCCGGCTGATTGGGCTTCGCTGCAAAAAGCGGCGGCGATCATGAACCGGGCCTGCCGGGAGAATCGGATCATCGCCGTTTGGGGCCATGACGACATCGACGGCATTGCCAGCGTCGCCATCATGCTGGATGCCCTGCGGGGCAAGACAGAGGTGATCTATTACATCCCCCCCAAGTCCGTCACCCATTACGGCCTGGACCGGGAGGTGATCGATAAGCTGCTGGCCCGGGGGGCCTCGCTGTTGATAACCGTGGACTCCGGCATCTCCAGCATAGATGAGGCGGAATATGCCGCGGCCAAGGGGCTGGAACTGATCATCACCGACCACCACGAACTTCCTCCCCGGCTGCCGAAGGCTGTCTGTCTGCTCAACCCCAAGATCCCGGAGGAGGGGCGTCCCACCCCCCATCTGGCCGGAGCCGGGGTGGCCCTGTATCTGGCGGCAGCGTTGGACGGGGAATCATCTGATGACTGGCTGGAAAAACATCCCCAGCGGACGGCCTGGGCGGCCCTGGCCACCATCACCGACCGGGTGCCGATGACCTCTGAGAACTGGCAGATGGTCCGGAGCGGATTGGGGTTCATCGACGGCAACGAAGTCATCGGCAGGTTGAACGATCTGCTGGGAATATCCAGCGAACAGGGCCTGTCGCCCAGGATGATCTCCCAGACCTATGTGAGCCTGCTGTCCTCGGGCATCTCCCAGGGGTTTAGCCATGAGACCCTGGAGCTGCTGCAGGGTGATTTTGATCCCCGGCATTGGCAGGAGCGGTACTCGGAGGAGCAGCTCTGGCTGAACCGGATGGAGGACCAGGTGGCGGCCAAGACCGAAATGGCCCTGGCCGACCCCCATCCCCTTAAAGTGCTGGAGGATGATCAACTGCCCTGGAGCCTGGTGGGGCCGGTGGCCGGCGGGGTCCGGGACCGGACCGGGCTGCCGGTGATAATCCTGGGCCGCAAGAACGGCCTGACCGCCGGGGAATGCCGGGGCTTCGAACCGTTCGATTTCGTGGCCCTGCTTAACGAGCTGAAAAGGTTCTTTCTCCAGCATGGCGGGCACAAACCGGCGGCCGGCTTCACGGTACTGGAGGGCCGGGAGAAGGAGCTGATGGAGGCCCTTAAGGAATACGGCCTCCGCAATCAATCTTTGATCCTGAAAGCGAAACCATCAAAAAAAACCGACCATAAACTTGTTCGGCTGTCGGAGATCGATCCGATCCTGCCGGAGATGCTTTTGCGGGCGCCCTTCGGCCCGGCCAACCAGCCGCCGGTCTGCGAATTTGAAAATTTGCTTTTGCCCCAATACAGCCAGCCGGGCGACCGCTATTGGCTGAAATATCTTATGGCCAGCCAGAAAAATCAGGATTTTGCAAGCTGCAAATGCCGTTGTATCCTGGATGTCACCCATAAGGGTAATTTCTATTTGGATCTTTTGGAGATCAAAGCAAACAATGGTTAATCCCAGCAATTAATTGAAGTCCTTGGAAATTCGATCACCGCTAAGACGCTAAGGTCGCGAAGGGTCTAACGTCGGGGAAATTCGGCACAAAACCAAATGATATCAAGGACACGGGGTACAATTTTCTTAGCGGTCTTTGCGCCTTGGCGGTAAAAAAGACCACTATTATTAACTGCTCTCCTTAATAATACATAGCGGGATAAAGAATATGGCGGAAGTATTGCTTGAAAACCTTACCAAGGTGTATGACAAAAAGGTCACGGCGGTAAGCCGGGTGGATCTGAAGATCAACAACGGCGAATTTCTGGTTCTGGTGGGCCCGTCGGGCTGCGGCAAGACCACCATCCTCAGGATGATCGCCGGGCTGGAGGAGATCACCGAGGGCAAGGTTTCTATCGATAGTGCTGTGGTCAACGATGTCGCTCCCAAGGACCGCAACGTAGCCATGGTCTTTCAGAATTATGCCCTTTATCCCCACATGACGGTGTTTGACAACATCGCCTTCGGGCTGAAGATGGCCAAGATGGACAAGGCCCTGATCAGGGAAAAGGTGGGCAAGACGGCCGATATGCTGGACATGGGAAAATACCTGGACCGGAAACCCAAGGCCCTGTCCGGCGGCCAGCGCCAGAGGGTGGCCCTGGCCCGGGCCATCGTCAAATCGCCCAAGGTCTTTTTGTTCGACGAGCCGCTGTCCAACCTGGATGCCCAGCTCAGGACCCAGACCCGGGCCGAGCTGAAGCGGCTCCAGCAGCAGTTGAACACCACCGCCATCTATGTCACCCACGACCGGACCGAGGCCATGACCCTGGGCGACCGGATAGCCGTCATCAAGGACGGACGGCTGCACCAGGTGGGCGAGCCCCTGGCCATCTACAATGATCCGGCCGACCTGTTCGTGGCCAATTTCATCGGCACCCCGGGGATCAACCTGATCCCGGGAAACATGACATCCGCCGCCGGCAAGTTTGCCTTCAAGAACAATCAGATCGAAAAGGAGCTGCCGCATATCTCCTCCGGTGCGGAGAACGGCACCCCGGTTTTGCTGGGAGTACGGCCGGAGAACATATCGCTGGTAAAGGAAGGGGAGGGATTCAAGACCGTGGTGGACCTGGTGGAGCAGCTGGGTGGTGAATCGCTGATCTACACCACCTCGCCAGACGGATACAAGGTCATCGCCCGGAGCTTCGGCAATGTCAAGCTGGAGCAGAACAGCCACATCAGCCTGGATTTCAGATCTTCCGAGGCCCATCTATTCAGGGAGTCCGACGGGCAGAGGATAAGATAGGTTTATCCGGCTTGACAGTCCCCGGTCAATTCATATATAATCATACATTGACGGAATAAAAACATTATAGAAATTAAGGGAGAATTTAAAAGTGTCGCATAATATCAGCAAGCACCGGCTGAAACACGACGAGTTCGCCGAAGACATGGCCAAGACCATAAACCTGTTCCGGAAATACAGCACCGAGATCCTGGCCGTCCTGGTGGGGGCCCTGATCATTGTGATCGGATTATTCTTCGTGGCCCAGAACCGGACCAAGAACGAGCGGGAGGCCAACCTGCTTCTGGGATCGGCCCATGCCGCCCTGTTCAGCGGCGACGCCCAGCAGTCCCGCCAGGGATACGAGGACATCATCAAGCGTTTCGGCAGCACCGAATCGGCCAAGGAGGCCATGGTCAACCTGGGCAATCTAAACTTCCAGATGCGTAACCAGGAGGAGGCCCTGAAGTATTATCAGCGGGCGGTCCAGGCCAAGCCCAAAAGCTATCTGCTGATGTCGGCCGCCATCGGCGGGGTGGCCGCCTGCTATGAGCAGTCGGGTGATTTCAATAAAGCTGCCGAGGAATATATGCAGATATTCCAGCGCTATCCCAAACAGAACTATGTTTCGCTTAACGCCATGCTGTCAGCCGGCCGGTGCTACCGGGCGGCCGGAAACAATATCAAAGCTCGCGAGACATATCAGAGCATCGTCAGCAAATATCCCGATGACCAGAACGCCCAGAAGGCCCGGTCGGCCCTGGCCATGCTTCCGCCGGCGGAATGAGAAAGGAACCATGGCTGCCCTGAACGTCGCATTTCTGTGGCACATGCACCAACCCTGTTACCGGGAGCCGGATAACAGGGTTTTTCGCCTACCGTGGGTCAGGCTGCATGCCCTGAAGGATTATTACGACATGGTCTCCGTCGCCCGGCAGCATCCGGATATCAAGCTGAGCTTCAATCTGGTGCCGGTGCTGCTGGAACAGCTCCAGGATTATGTATCGGGAAGTTGCAGCGATCTGCATCTGGAGGTCAGCAAAAAGCCGGCCGCCGATCTGTCCCCCGAGGAGAAGCAATTTGTGCTGCGGGATTTTTTCATGGCCAACTGGGCCAACATGGTGGAGGTCCATCCCCGATACAGAGAATTGCTTAACAAGCGGGGCCGTAATCCCAAGCCCGGGGATCTGGCCGATATCGCCAAACGGTTCAGCGTCCAGGACATCCGTGATCTGCAGGTCTGGTTCAATCTGGGATGGACGGATCCGGTCCATTTCCCAAAAGATCCCCAGCTGGCCCGGCTTAAGGCCAAGGGCAGCAACTTTACCGAGGAGGACAAGGGGCTGTTGTGGGACAGCCAGCAGGCCATCCTGGCCTCGATCATCCCGCTGTATAAGCAGGCCTGGGATTCGGGGCAACTGGAGATATCCACCACCCCCTATTACCATCCCATCCTGCCGCTGCTGTGCGACAGCAATATCGCCCGGGAATCCATGCCGGGAGCCCCCCTGCCTCCGGCCTTTGTTTTCCCGGAGGATGCCTCCGCCCAGATCACCCAGGGGCTTGATTACATGGAGAAATTGTTCGGCCGGAGGCCGGCCGGGATGTGGCCCTCCGAGGGCAGCGTCAGCCGGGAGACGGTGGAGCTGATGGACCGGGCGGGGGTCCGCTGGCTGGCCAGCGACGAGGGCATCCTGGAACGGTCGCTGGGCCGGCATCTCCGCCAGGGCCACGAGCTGGCCCATCCTGAGGTCTTATATCGTCCTTATCGACTGGGCAGCTGCAGCCTGTTCTTCCGGGACCGGGTGATCTCGGACAAGCTGGGCTTTGATTATTACAACTGGGAACCGGCCCAGGCGGCCCGGGACCTGGTGGCCAGGCTGGAGCAGTCGGCAGAAAAACTGGGGACCGAGGCCGCAAAGCATATCGCCCCGATAATACTGGACGGCGAGAATGTCTGGGAATTCTTTCCGGATGACGGCCATGAATTCCTTAACCAGTTGTACGGCCGTCTGTCATCCAGCCAAAAGCTGAGGTGCTGCACCTTCAGCCAGTATCTGGACGAACAGCATGATCTGCCCGGCCTGACGAAACTGTTTCCCGGCTCCTGGATAAACAGCGATTTCCGGATATGGATCGGGGCCGAGGAGGACAACGAGGCTTGGGAGCAGCTGCTCCGGGCCCGCCAGGCGGTCCAGCAGAATCAGAAAACCCTGGAGGGCGATCCCCAGAGATACCGCCAGGTGATGGAGCAGATCTACACCGCCGAGGGCAGCGACTGGTGCTGGTGGTACGGCGGCAACTTCTCCAGCGAGAATCTGGCCGAGTTCGACGAGCTGTTCCGGGGGCATCTCCGGGCGGTGTACAAACTGCTGGAGATGGAGGCGCCGGAGCGGCTGTTCCGGCCGATCGCCAAAGAGGGGGCGGAACGCCAGCCGGTGTCCCAGCCCATCGCCTTTATCACCCCGGCCATCGACGGCCGGGTCACCGAGTTCTACGAGTGGTCGGGCAGCGGCGTCTATGACGTCCATCTCAACGGAGGGGCCATGCGGCGCAGCCAGAGCTTTTTCCGGTCGGTCCACTTCGGATTCGACGCCGGGAATTTTTACCTGCGGCTGGACCCTTCACCCGAATCGAATTTGGGATCGCTGGGCGAC encodes:
- a CDS encoding 5'-nucleotidase C-terminal domain-containing protein, whose amino-acid sequence is MFKKYKIIIASLIFLIAGTAQAKEWQHLVILHTNDIHGHLPQEEAWWINPNFPPPIGNAAAVATIIKEERQRAEQNGWGFLLVEGGDIFQGTPLGEFTKGRAVIDFMNLMGYDAMTVGNHDYDKGQEILKDLISAAKFPTLGANLLDSATGGTVDYLKPYIVLDRGGLRIGIFGLITHYLRGMATPEHIQGLDIAKESATAKQMVDSLKAQNVDLIIGLLHTGFRHDKAIADTVAGIDVIIGSHSHTGLRTAYEDPRHHTIIVQTFGHLTTIGKLDLMIDPDTRRIVGYNSELKELFTEAVPQDTMVDRIVSESAARAEKGFDEPVGRSLADIKRGGGDKESSIGNFVCDAMMEATGADIAFQNSAGIKADIMKGEITYRSLYKVDAFGNYLVTMDMTGSQVIRACETSVLGYHAIFQVGGLQMTYDTKKPVWKRVVGVSVNGQPIDSAKVYKVVTNNFLGAGGGNYKIFQEGANRSDTYIQLRQAMVDYVRKRSPIEARIEGRIRKAEGGGELLK
- a CDS encoding CehA/McbA family metallohydrolase, which encodes MRMTFRILFLCLLMIRAGASQAEYRCFYGNLHAHTSYSDGESTPDTAYAYARDVARVDVQALTEHNNGGSFGGVSYSITPEHYQNLRLIADTITAPGRFVALSGQEVGSIGSSGFGHINIWEAPGLWPYNNSDLLGCYSWILEQGHPAMYCHPDSSWNSNFNDLYYYQDYDRAMDLIEVINSSTLYEDAYFRALEKGWHVGASSNQDNHRRDWGNRVNSYGNIPLTGIWADTLTKAAVLEALQARRTTAMEVSPADDRIELLLSVDGRYQGQHFIRQEGTAKIRIEARASTSFASLLLYSNGIPSDTFNLIPASNQTVWELDKSIGLGTVYYFVKALQTDGDRAWTSPIHIDGVSEKSPVVTWPTPIRNFARIVFTPLSGATSVKAVIFDLSGQKIREITGSQPDLPIGWDGKDARGRQVMNGVYFIRLEQRSATETRTSLGKTMVSR
- a CDS encoding DHH family phosphoesterase → MPESHTTPRPANPADWASLQKAAAIMNRACRENRIIAVWGHDDIDGIASVAIMLDALRGKTEVIYYIPPKSVTHYGLDREVIDKLLARGASLLITVDSGISSIDEAEYAAAKGLELIITDHHELPPRLPKAVCLLNPKIPEEGRPTPHLAGAGVALYLAAALDGESSDDWLEKHPQRTAWAALATITDRVPMTSENWQMVRSGLGFIDGNEVIGRLNDLLGISSEQGLSPRMISQTYVSLLSSGISQGFSHETLELLQGDFDPRHWQERYSEEQLWLNRMEDQVAAKTEMALADPHPLKVLEDDQLPWSLVGPVAGGVRDRTGLPVIILGRKNGLTAGECRGFEPFDFVALLNELKRFFLQHGGHKPAAGFTVLEGREKELMEALKEYGLRNQSLILKAKPSKKTDHKLVRLSEIDPILPEMLLRAPFGPANQPPVCEFENLLLPQYSQPGDRYWLKYLMASQKNQDFASCKCRCILDVTHKGNFYLDLLEIKANNG
- the ugpC gene encoding sn-glycerol-3-phosphate ABC transporter ATP-binding protein UgpC is translated as MAEVLLENLTKVYDKKVTAVSRVDLKINNGEFLVLVGPSGCGKTTILRMIAGLEEITEGKVSIDSAVVNDVAPKDRNVAMVFQNYALYPHMTVFDNIAFGLKMAKMDKALIREKVGKTADMLDMGKYLDRKPKALSGGQRQRVALARAIVKSPKVFLFDEPLSNLDAQLRTQTRAELKRLQQQLNTTAIYVTHDRTEAMTLGDRIAVIKDGRLHQVGEPLAIYNDPADLFVANFIGTPGINLIPGNMTSAAGKFAFKNNQIEKELPHISSGAENGTPVLLGVRPENISLVKEGEGFKTVVDLVEQLGGESLIYTTSPDGYKVIARSFGNVKLEQNSHISLDFRSSEAHLFRESDGQRIR
- a CDS encoding tetratricopeptide repeat protein, yielding MSHNISKHRLKHDEFAEDMAKTINLFRKYSTEILAVLVGALIIVIGLFFVAQNRTKNEREANLLLGSAHAALFSGDAQQSRQGYEDIIKRFGSTESAKEAMVNLGNLNFQMRNQEEALKYYQRAVQAKPKSYLLMSAAIGGVAACYEQSGDFNKAAEEYMQIFQRYPKQNYVSLNAMLSAGRCYRAAGNNIKARETYQSIVSKYPDDQNAQKARSALAMLPPAE
- a CDS encoding glycoside hydrolase family 57 protein; this translates as MAALNVAFLWHMHQPCYREPDNRVFRLPWVRLHALKDYYDMVSVARQHPDIKLSFNLVPVLLEQLQDYVSGSCSDLHLEVSKKPAADLSPEEKQFVLRDFFMANWANMVEVHPRYRELLNKRGRNPKPGDLADIAKRFSVQDIRDLQVWFNLGWTDPVHFPKDPQLARLKAKGSNFTEEDKGLLWDSQQAILASIIPLYKQAWDSGQLEISTTPYYHPILPLLCDSNIARESMPGAPLPPAFVFPEDASAQITQGLDYMEKLFGRRPAGMWPSEGSVSRETVELMDRAGVRWLASDEGILERSLGRHLRQGHELAHPEVLYRPYRLGSCSLFFRDRVISDKLGFDYYNWEPAQAARDLVARLEQSAEKLGTEAAKHIAPIILDGENVWEFFPDDGHEFLNQLYGRLSSSQKLRCCTFSQYLDEQHDLPGLTKLFPGSWINSDFRIWIGAEEDNEAWEQLLRARQAVQQNQKTLEGDPQRYRQVMEQIYTAEGSDWCWWYGGNFSSENLAEFDELFRGHLRAVYKLLEMEAPERLFRPIAKEGAERQPVSQPIAFITPAIDGRVTEFYEWSGSGVYDVHLNGGAMRRSQSFFRSVHFGFDAGNFYLRLDPSPESNLGSLGDARLKVELLSPVRRTMIFRLKEQQGPEGCLIAMDRIVELRIPFELTGAKAGESVGLLLILEEGGSELEKHPDGPPITIKVPGRDFEDHFWQA